gacaaaatattttattctcgatcgaccgtcctgataactgtgtatcaatatttatttacttttgcatcaatattttatttgcataaagcaagctaacaaaacctgttccttgcttagttcgcattttcgAGCGTTAAAAtacacctcattccaaaatggccgctgattcatgcggatacaaattggccctttttgcctcgttcaagataaaatattcttttgaattttaaacttaATTACGAGGCATccagggcttatttgaataaaaacaaaagaatatttaaatggcggccattttggaataaggtgtatagaattttcggtcctatgcttctgttataaaatggtatattttttaggtcacccagccagatactaaccccatcGGATAGCGTTAACTTCAGCGAAcgtttgtattacaaagctgttagacgctcagagtgcacgcgtGAACCTGTGGTGAAAAGAAATgcgagggaacttgaaaatgatcaacatgtcagcctagaagcctggcaatgtttctcgattcccttttttctttactctttCTGGGCCaatactttgctagtaaccacatggcTTCTCAgtgggctatttacctaagacttctaccatggcactaaagtgatatacaataccaaaacaatattgtgtaccattaaagctccctattcaaagacaacttgaatctcctggaagacaaaaagcagctcagttgacattatggaataaagcgccgttactgcactaccacacgtacgcaatgcatgccaattttttttgaagatgacaggaattttctctttctgacaaatgattaataggccgatagccaggtttttaacctcagaaaaagatatGTTTCGTCGAATGAGCgcgtgagccaaagggcctctgctcgaGATATTTTACTAGTGAAAGGGGGGTGGTTAATAAAATTGACTCGCAGCTTTgatcaaattataatttaacGGCTCCTGACATAGTAAATATCTTTTTAAATACCCTATCCCGCTCGTGAGAATGCTGGCATCCAACTCGAATCGGACTACAATTAGCAGCATCGCTGTCTTCCCAAGGAAAGAAATGGAGCTCTCTAGCAACGAGAAACAATCCGACTGAGACAATTTTCCTCTTTAATTTTATTGCTCTACATTACGGACCACAGCTTGACTTGTCGTTTAGGCATTTTGAATCAAAAACTCGCAGAAGGAAATACTCTTTTATCCTATATTCTCTCCCAACATTCGGAGCTATTACTTTCTTTAGTGTTTGAAATTAACAGTCTAAACGCACAGTTTGACAAATTTTACATTTTGAGAGCCATCTTCTGTGGGCGAATCAGCATCTTCAACTGATTGCTCGATTTTTTCGATATCTCCGTCACAAATGACGGTCTCCTCTCCTTCGGTCTGTATTACTTCAGGAAGAAAAACCTCCATCAGATGTGTGGAACTTCCTATTCTGCCCCCTCCTGTGTTTGTTTGGCAAAACGATGACACATCGGCGTTTACGAACAAGTACCGAGGAAGACTGTCAGCAAAGGAAGCGCTAATTCCTGGCTCCAATGAAAAGAGGACCCGGCTATCACCCGAGTCATCATCGGAGGTGCCCGATTCATCTGATTCAACTCGACATATCCTGGAACGAGGGCGTGGCCCTGGTGTTAAATATGTCGCAATATTTAGGTCTTGCAGTTGCGGTGGGCCAGTGGAGACGTTTGTTGCATCTTCACCTTCAAATGAGAGCACATAAAGAATTTCTATTAGGAAAATAGCCGTCTATTGAGGTAAACTCATCACGAATTTAAGCACCGCGCCCTTCATAGCCGTACGGACTCGTAAGTTCAAACTGCAATCGATTCCGTTTTGTGTTTCGACGCCGTTAATCCCTGTAGCGGAATGAGTCGAAGCCCGAAGGTAATAAAAAGGCAAAAGGTCTTTGAAAGGTATCTTTTTAAGGCCCTGTTTATAAggagggagggtaaccctagtgctagggttaccctagcaagagggttaccctagcactcacacatttctttttttcatcgacgtgtttacaaggcagctagggttaccatacctgcttgtaaacagggcctttcCTACATTCATTCTCCGAACCAGAGTTGTATCGAAGTATGCCTGAAGGAACTATTTGTTTGAAACTTATGAACGTACATGGTCCACACGATTACGAAAGACGCATGAAACTTTGCCTCGATTTACAAATGGTGAGAACTGATGGCCTTTATCGATTGACTGCAAGTGCTTATCCAAAAATTATTGCATTTTTGTTAGGTCTTGGTAGGGGTTTCATTAACTTAAGTTCGTTTGGTCAGCTGGAGTAAAAGAAGTACAGTGCATGATTGGgaaggtacaaaacacaggtctcaggtcacaggtctgtattttaccaatacagaaacaaacctaaacattcattacagctaaccttaggcctaaaaactcttgtaAAGGTCTAATTATAGGTCTAAGGTTacctttaatgaatgtttaggtttcTTTTCGAATTGGTTAAACAGACCTGTGACCTGAGACTTGTGATTTGTATCTGccgtgatgatgatgacttggGCATACTCGTGAAAAGTCCGAGTTACCCCGAAAAAGAAACAACCATACGAGTTCTGGTTCGGATGCTCCACAACTGAACAGGTGGACCATTAAGTACAGTCAGTTTTCATAAGTTCATCATAACGAAAAGTGCATGGGATTCTGGCTATGTCACGACTTTCTTCTCAGTTCcggaaaaaataattttctttattgtaCCGATGGCGACACGAACGTACTCGGGAAAGAACCACACGTTCTCCTTCCGATAACTATTTCGTAAAAAAGAGGCAAATCCCACCTGTCTCGTTTTCTCTGGGCCTACCTTGATCGTTCAAGTTGTTTGCCACACCACGATCTTCTACTTCGGTTGTTACTTGTTTCAGTTCCTCATCATGATCGTTTTGTTGCGGGCTTTGGCATCTGTCACTAAGAATTTGCTTCTCCTTACCTTTCGCCGCAGCAGGATCGCTTCTGTTGCTTTCGATTATGTTTGAATCTTCGTGTTGATGTTTACGGAATAGTCTTTCTTCCATCAGTCGCTTTTCTTTTGCTCGCCTGTTCTGAAACCAAACTTGCACTCTGTCTTCACCTAGACCGGTTTTCGCAGCCATCTCTTGGCGAAATTTACTGTCAGGGTATTTCTGTTCCGAAAATCCTTCTTCGAGGAGATATAGTTGTTCCTGGGTAAAGACCGTTCTACATCGGCGGCGTTTCTCTTTAGGGCGGAACTCTGAATGAAATCAGAAAACAGTGCGGgacatttaagcaatagaggacgttttccgtgtttccatagcctcatctaaacacgagggggagttgggagaattcgagacagttatgcaaacccgaggcGCAGTCGAgtgtttgcataactgtcgagaattctcccaactttcccgagtgtttagatgagactatggaaacacggcAAAAAAGTCTTCTAtcgtaattattttataaaaagtcGTATTCACTTCAAAATCTCCCTCTTATCTTCCCTACCGTTACCTCCAGCAATTTGGGCCCCGTAGAACATTTTACGATATTAATATTGAGCAGTGTTCCAAGGCGAACTAGAAAAGCTTTTCTTTTATagcaaacattttcaaataaataaaagcGCTTAATATGGGATGGTGTTTTATCTATTCATGCCATATTGAAAGCAACAACTATAAAACCGCGAGTCAGTGAAAATTAATGGAGCCATATAAGGATTCATGGAAATGTTCGGCATAACGACTTGTGCCACGGCTTACGTTTGAGCTCTGCACAGAAGGCGGAAATAACttcattttttccctttgctctCGATATCAGgaataaaaatggaaatgttatgaGTACAAATAAAGATTCCCATAGGCTTTGATAAATTACCGAACACTTCGTAGAATTTGTCCCGCGGAAACAACAATTGTTTGTACAGAGACAACTAATTAGTCGTGTACTGATTTCCGAGAGATAAAGAGTGGTATAAGAAGTAAAATAGTTAAAAGTAGCGATATATCCACTGGAAAGATTGATGCCGGAGGAAATTGTAAATGTTTCTAATAGCATTGTGACAAACAATTAAATGATCTTAAACGGATTATTAAAGTCGTATTACCTTCACTTTGATACAGCGCAGGGTAAGACGCACATGGATCGTATAGTGGTCTCGAGTAAGCTGGTGGAGCGTAGCACTGATAAAACAATCGAGATGGATAAATGGGGAT
The sequence above is a segment of the Montipora foliosa isolate CH-2021 chromosome 2, ASM3666993v2, whole genome shotgun sequence genome. Coding sequences within it:
- the LOC137991708 gene encoding uncharacterized protein — protein: MDQTREEGDMQEDEHKNWTEAFNLDTRCDRSAFQQTQNVFQQQNPSLCSQPPSVGLQPSNALPQIPIYPSRLFYQCYAPPAYSRPLYDPCASYPALYQSEEFRPKEKRRRCRTVFTQEQLYLLEEGFSEQKYPDSKFRQEMAAKTGLGEDRVQVWFQNRRAKEKRLMEERLFRKHQHEDSNIIESNRSDPAAAKGKEKQILSDRCQSPQQNDHDEELKQVTTEVEDRGVANNLNDQGEDATNVSTGPPQLQDLNIATYLTPGPRPRSRICRVESDESGTSDDDSGDSRVLFSLEPGISASFADSLPRYLFVNADVSSFCQTNTGGGRIGSSTHLMEVFLPEVIQTEGEETVICDGDIEKIEQSVEDADSPTEDGSQNVKFVKLCV